The genomic segment TTGAAAAAGAATTGCGCATCGGCAAGGCGGGCTCTTAAGACCCTTTCATGCCCGGTAGCGACAAGCTTCAAATCCCTGGTACGCGTATTGTTCACCGCAATAAAGCAGGGCATAAGCTTACCCTTGTCATCCACTACGGCAAAATATTTTTGATGCTTGCGCATAGCCGTTATCAGGATTTCGCCGGGTATTTCCAGGAACTCTTTATCAAACTTCCCGGCTGTAGCGATGGGGTATTCAACAAGATTTTTGTTAATATCAACAAGTTCTTCATCCGAAAATACCTTACCCCCGACTTTTTTGGCAGCCTTGTTAATTTCACGCTCAACAAGTTTTCGCCGTTCTTCAAAATCGACATAAACCTGGGCTTTGTGCAGGATTTTGACATAATCCGCCGCCGAAGAAATGTTCACCTTTTTAGGCTGCATAAAATAGTGTCCAAAGGAGTGCCGCCCGCTTTTTGTAGCCCCCACCTGAAAACCAATAACCTGGTTCCCCAAAAGGGCCACGATATAATGGATAGGTCTTGCAAAAGTGATGTCAAGTTCAGCCCATTTCATGGTCTTGGGGAATGGGATCGCCAGAATTACTTTCGGCAGGATTTTTTTCAAAAGCGTTCGGGTGGCAAAACCGCGCTCGATTATTTTGGCACACAAATAGCGGCCCTTTTCCGTATCTTTTACGATCAAAGCGTTTACAGAAACCCCCACCTTTTCTGCAAACTTCTCTGCCGCCATTGTGGGATGTCCCTCTTGATCCAATCCGACCTTTTCAGGAGGCCCTAACATTTCCGAAGTTAAGGGTTTCTGCTTGTCGGCGACGTTTTTGATCTCCACAGCAAGTCGTCTGGGAGTGCCATACACCTTGACACTGCCGTGCTCGATACGGGCCTCGGTCATCTTCGCCAGCAGCGTTGATGACAATGATTGCAATGCAGGTTCGATGTAACCCGCCGGAATCTCTTCTGACCCTATCTCAAGCAATAATGTTTTCATATTCACCTCTATTTTTATGCTTTTATTTCTTTTTCAATTTGATGCCTCTGTTCAACAGCGGGTAGCCCATGGCTTCCCTTTGCTTCAGATATCCTTCTGCACAGGCTCTGGCGAGATTCCGTATGCGTCCGATATAGCCGGTCCTTTCGGTAACGCTGATGGCGCCGCGAGCATCCAGAAGATTAAAGGTGTGCGAACATTTCAGGCAGTACTCAAAGGCGGGAAGAACCAATGCTTTTTTTATCAGGCGGCTCGATTCAGCTTCGTATCTGTCAAAAAAATCGAGCAGCATTTGAACATCGGCCTCTTCAAAATTATAGGTCGACTGCTCAACTTCCTGGCGATGGTGCACATCTCCATAAGTTATCGTGTCGTTCCATTTCAGATCAAACACGTTGTTAACACCTTGAAGATACATGGCAATACGTTCCAAGCCGTAAGTCAGCTCCGCGGATATGGGAAACAATTCAACACTGCCGCACAGCTGAAAATAGGTAAACTGGGTAATCTCCATCCCATCCAACCAGACTTCCCAGCCGAGTCCGGCCGCACCCAGGGTGGGGGATTCCCAGTCATCCTCCACAAATCGAATGTCGTGCTCAAGAGGATCGATTCCCAGAACTTTTAGGCTGTCAAGGTATTGTTGTTGAACGTCATAAGGAGAAGGTTTCAAAATGACCTGATACTGGTAGTAATGCTGCAGTCGATTCGGG from the Candidatus Desulfatibia profunda genome contains:
- the glyQ gene encoding glycine--tRNA ligase subunit alpha, yielding MNFQDVIMRLEKFWAQKGCVVAQPYDMEVGAGTFHPATLLKALGPEPWNVAYVQPSRRPTDGRYGENPNRLQHYYQYQVILKPSPYDVQQQYLDSLKVLGIDPLEHDIRFVEDDWESPTLGAAGLGWEVWLDGMEITQFTYFQLCGSVELFPISAELTYGLERIAMYLQGVNNVFDLKWNDTITYGDVHHRQEVEQSTYNFEEADVQMLLDFFDRYEAESSRLIKKALVLPAFEYCLKCSHTFNLLDARGAISVTERTGYIGRIRNLARACAEGYLKQREAMGYPLLNRGIKLKKK